One Panicum virgatum strain AP13 chromosome 3N, P.virgatum_v5, whole genome shotgun sequence DNA segment encodes these proteins:
- the LOC120665040 gene encoding zinc finger CCCH domain-containing protein 36-like isoform X1 has product MASAGGGVGATDEIPEVEMDVVERAPEETGRVGWKRVRDSPSALGSHGFYGVTTAEKKPMLQPHNVDKSLSKAGNSNLLHINSDGASKMGGRYLPGTDGLGIPDSNALRLNISSPGEHLENETKWAAKICTFHTQGWCKEGNSCAFLHEREGGLGFAKAGLLAPPDFENHRGSKEGSQVHHQSNLKVPQFKYAEGSSKDEHYRSLIHVYGEDNERLAHIADKRNSTTPGISQGLRGTGSIEQSLVVHEKNHKPFMRHHTGLSPETYLDGRGILLDGGDFQSGMVRRNGFSNAHVARTYIDVNTLNSGHQFRSSGLSISSDPFQLSEKLSAYDATTDNLSNTHKKEHHSSHASYSSHSLTGFRNPGYAISETSRPALLSSSSYEPYMSAGPLSPIKDEVWVTSVPFVPSYSFPDSTTPPGSRYDPFVDCIEPPEVGDTDNLKSSNLSFSTSSQHTNQYVITDESLNRNDKLTRNMSTKGANGPAYLIASDRGHSSSLDDNNRLKARDKKIGAASNDEKARDFRFHLAEHIKELIKPIWKEGNLSKDAHKLVVKKSVEKIVDSIRPNQMPTTEELIAKYITTSGSKIEKLVKAYVDRHRTT; this is encoded by the exons ATGGCCAGCGCCGGCGGTGGGGTTGGGGCGACGGACGAGATCCCGGAGGTTGAAATGGACGTCGTGGAGCGCGCTCCGGAGGAGACGGGGCGGGTCGGATGGAAGAGGGTCAGGGATTCGCCCAGCGCCCTGGGTTCCCACG GTTTTTATGGAGTGACTACTGCCGAGAAGAAACCAATGCTTCAACCTCATAATGTTGATAAAAGTTTGAGCAAAGCTGGCAACAGTAACCTTCTACACATCAATTCTGATGGTGCTTCTAAAATGGGGGGTCGATACCTACCTGGTACAGATGGCTTGGGGATTCCAGATTCTAATGCTCTGAG ATTGAATATCTCATCTCCTGGTGAACACCTGGAGAATGAAACCAAATGGGCTGCCAAAATATGTACCTTTCACACTCAAGGTTGGTGCAAGGAAGGAAACAGTTGTGCCTTTCTTCATGAAAGAGAAGGTGGTCTGGGTTTTGCAAAGGCTGGTCTGCTTGCACCACCTGATTTTGAAAATCATAGAG GTTCCAAAGAAGGGTCCCAAGTACATCATCAATCCAACTTGAAAGTGCCTCAGTTCAAATATGCAGAGGGTTCATCAAAAGATGAGCATTATCGGAGCCTTATTCATGTGTATGGCGAAGATAATGAGAGGCTGGCACATATTGCTGATAAACGAAACTCTACCACTCCAGGGATTTCACAAGGGCTCCGTGGTACTGGCAGTATCGAGCAGAGTCTAGTAGTTCATGAGAAAAACCACAAACCTTTCATGAGACACCATACTGGTTTGTCACCTGAAACCTATTTGGATGGCAGAGGTATCTTGCTAGATGGAGGGGACTTTCAATCTGGTATGGTCAGGAGAAATGGCTTCAGTAATGCCCATGTTGCAAGAACTTATATTGATGTGAACACCTTAAATTCAGGTCATCAGTTTCGATCATCTGGCCTGTCTATTTCATCTGATCCTTTCCAACTCAGTGAGAAGTTGTCAGCCTATGATGCAACAACAGATAATCTTTCTAACACACATAAGAAAGAACATCATTCAAGCCATGCCTCATATAGTTCACATAGCTTAACAGGATTTAGAAATCCAGGCTATGCTATCTCTGAAACTTCCAGACCTGCATTACTCTCAAGCAGTTCATATGAACCTTATATGTCAGCTGGACCCCTTTCTCCAATCAAGGATGAGGTCTGGGTAACATCAGTGCCTTTTGTACCGTCTTATAGTTTTCCTGATAGTACAACACCCCCAGGGAGTCGGTATGACCCATTCGTTGACTGTATTGAACCTCCTGAAGTTGGAGATACGGATAATCTGAAGTCCTCCAATCTGTCCTTCAGTACTTCAAGTCAGCATACAAATCAGTATGTAATTACTGATGAATCACTGAACCGCAATGACAAGCTAACCAGGAATATGTCTACCAAAGGAGCAAATGGACCTGCATACTTGATTGCATCTGATAGAGGACACAGCTCTAGCCTGGATGATAATAATAGGTTGAAAGCTCGTGACAAAAAAATTGGTGCAGCTAGTAATGATGAGAAAGCAAGAGATTTCCGTTTTCATTTGGCAGAACATATAAAGGAGTTGATCAAACCAATATGGAAGGAAGGTAATCTGAGTAAAGATGCTCATAAACTGGTAGTGAAAAAATCTGTTGAAAAAATTGTTGATTCGATTAGGCCAAATCAAATGCCAACTACTGAAGAGTTGATTGCCAAATATATTACCACCTCTGGATCAAAGATAGAAAAACTTGTGAAG GCGTATGTTGATAGGCATCGTACAACGTGA
- the LOC120665040 gene encoding zinc finger CCCH domain-containing protein 36-like isoform X2: MVTLGFYGVTTAEKKPMLQPHNVDKSLSKAGNSNLLHINSDGASKMGGRYLPGTDGLGIPDSNALRLNISSPGEHLENETKWAAKICTFHTQGWCKEGNSCAFLHEREGGLGFAKAGLLAPPDFENHRGSKEGSQVHHQSNLKVPQFKYAEGSSKDEHYRSLIHVYGEDNERLAHIADKRNSTTPGISQGLRGTGSIEQSLVVHEKNHKPFMRHHTGLSPETYLDGRGILLDGGDFQSGMVRRNGFSNAHVARTYIDVNTLNSGHQFRSSGLSISSDPFQLSEKLSAYDATTDNLSNTHKKEHHSSHASYSSHSLTGFRNPGYAISETSRPALLSSSSYEPYMSAGPLSPIKDEVWVTSVPFVPSYSFPDSTTPPGSRYDPFVDCIEPPEVGDTDNLKSSNLSFSTSSQHTNQYVITDESLNRNDKLTRNMSTKGANGPAYLIASDRGHSSSLDDNNRLKARDKKIGAASNDEKARDFRFHLAEHIKELIKPIWKEGNLSKDAHKLVVKKSVEKIVDSIRPNQMPTTEELIAKYITTSGSKIEKLVKAYVDRHRTT, encoded by the exons ATGGTGACTTTAG GTTTTTATGGAGTGACTACTGCCGAGAAGAAACCAATGCTTCAACCTCATAATGTTGATAAAAGTTTGAGCAAAGCTGGCAACAGTAACCTTCTACACATCAATTCTGATGGTGCTTCTAAAATGGGGGGTCGATACCTACCTGGTACAGATGGCTTGGGGATTCCAGATTCTAATGCTCTGAG ATTGAATATCTCATCTCCTGGTGAACACCTGGAGAATGAAACCAAATGGGCTGCCAAAATATGTACCTTTCACACTCAAGGTTGGTGCAAGGAAGGAAACAGTTGTGCCTTTCTTCATGAAAGAGAAGGTGGTCTGGGTTTTGCAAAGGCTGGTCTGCTTGCACCACCTGATTTTGAAAATCATAGAG GTTCCAAAGAAGGGTCCCAAGTACATCATCAATCCAACTTGAAAGTGCCTCAGTTCAAATATGCAGAGGGTTCATCAAAAGATGAGCATTATCGGAGCCTTATTCATGTGTATGGCGAAGATAATGAGAGGCTGGCACATATTGCTGATAAACGAAACTCTACCACTCCAGGGATTTCACAAGGGCTCCGTGGTACTGGCAGTATCGAGCAGAGTCTAGTAGTTCATGAGAAAAACCACAAACCTTTCATGAGACACCATACTGGTTTGTCACCTGAAACCTATTTGGATGGCAGAGGTATCTTGCTAGATGGAGGGGACTTTCAATCTGGTATGGTCAGGAGAAATGGCTTCAGTAATGCCCATGTTGCAAGAACTTATATTGATGTGAACACCTTAAATTCAGGTCATCAGTTTCGATCATCTGGCCTGTCTATTTCATCTGATCCTTTCCAACTCAGTGAGAAGTTGTCAGCCTATGATGCAACAACAGATAATCTTTCTAACACACATAAGAAAGAACATCATTCAAGCCATGCCTCATATAGTTCACATAGCTTAACAGGATTTAGAAATCCAGGCTATGCTATCTCTGAAACTTCCAGACCTGCATTACTCTCAAGCAGTTCATATGAACCTTATATGTCAGCTGGACCCCTTTCTCCAATCAAGGATGAGGTCTGGGTAACATCAGTGCCTTTTGTACCGTCTTATAGTTTTCCTGATAGTACAACACCCCCAGGGAGTCGGTATGACCCATTCGTTGACTGTATTGAACCTCCTGAAGTTGGAGATACGGATAATCTGAAGTCCTCCAATCTGTCCTTCAGTACTTCAAGTCAGCATACAAATCAGTATGTAATTACTGATGAATCACTGAACCGCAATGACAAGCTAACCAGGAATATGTCTACCAAAGGAGCAAATGGACCTGCATACTTGATTGCATCTGATAGAGGACACAGCTCTAGCCTGGATGATAATAATAGGTTGAAAGCTCGTGACAAAAAAATTGGTGCAGCTAGTAATGATGAGAAAGCAAGAGATTTCCGTTTTCATTTGGCAGAACATATAAAGGAGTTGATCAAACCAATATGGAAGGAAGGTAATCTGAGTAAAGATGCTCATAAACTGGTAGTGAAAAAATCTGTTGAAAAAATTGTTGATTCGATTAGGCCAAATCAAATGCCAACTACTGAAGAGTTGATTGCCAAATATATTACCACCTCTGGATCAAAGATAGAAAAACTTGTGAAG GCGTATGTTGATAGGCATCGTACAACGTGA
- the LOC120667650 gene encoding uncharacterized protein LOC120667650: MDLERGGGETATARARLPAGAARARPRHHRADPVKISRRGRDGDGAGPTSGAAPNTRAGAAPAFAAAAGDGYGSGRERTMPDLVWEHGQKIRGGFKCKYCREEKSGGGATRFKEHLAHRGKDVKDCPSVPAEVKAFFSEQLDRNKARAKARAREKLLRDQSARRPHIDLEKEEGQGLDEDAELQAALHQSRQEYEFMQQAGPRYDRGGGSGGGVGGSGGPLPSMFRRSQSQVPERVRDYHLGLSSGPRQQRIDTGPWTVKGRTSRELLGRAWAKACHAVGIPGRKVDDPYFKAAIVETQKQGVGIKIPSGREIDGKYLDENVKEIEKEIEKWKNEWDECGVTIMCDSWTGPMRNSVINFLVYSGGTMYFLKSINASDKIQDHQYLLKEIRAVVMKVEPHNVIQLVTDNGSNYKKACKIICHEFPTIAWQPCLAHTINLMLKDIGKWPEHDACIRSAQRICSWLYNSNSLHSMMREAIGGELVKWNVTRFGTNYMFLESMYRKKDQFMTWLVSPEFRRSRHFKSETGRYIYECITSLQWWANMEYVINDVEPLYMFLRFADTDKTPNLSEVTMEYQNMRQTYASKFSNDYPRFEKIMAVIDARMNTVMSGTYMATACALNPYVQYSLGTSQTVMAVMRNGLEKMLNTNSAAIALQEFEIFRTKQVISNSKLDEAFKVQWRPSI; the protein is encoded by the exons ATGGACCTGGAGCGAGGAGGGGGGGAGACAGCGACGGCCCGCGCGCGCCTGCCTGCCGgtgccgcccgcgcccgcccgcgGCACCATCGAGCAGACCCCGTCAAAATCTCGCGTCGTgggcgcgacggcgacggcgcgggccCCACGTCAGGCGCCGCGCCGAACACGCgtgccggcgccgcgcccgcctttgctgctgctgctggtgacgGCTACGGGTCGGGACGCGAGAG GACAATGCCAGACCTAGTGTGGGAGCATGGCCAAAAGATCAGGGGTGGTTTCAAATGCAAGTATTGCAGGGAGGAGAAGAGTGGGGGAGGAGCAACAAGGTTCAAAGAGCATTTGGCACATAGGGGGAAAGATGTGAAGGACTGCCCTTCGGTTCCAGCCGAAGTTAAGGCCTTCTTTAGTGAGCAGTTGGACAGGAACAAGGCTAGAGCTAAAGCAAGGGCCCGAGAAAAGCTCCTGAGGGACCAATCTGCAAGGAGGCCGCACATTGATCTAGAGAAAGAGGAAGGCCAGGGGCTCGACGAGGATGCAGAACTACAAGCGGCCTTACACCAGTCCCGCCAAGAGTATGAATTTATGCAGCAAGCTGGGCCACGATATGATAGGGGTGGCGGATCGGGTGGTGGTGTTGGAGGCAGTGGTGGACCGCTGCCTTCGATGTTCAGAAGGAGCCAGTCACAAGTCCCCGAGAGGGTTAGGGACTACCATCTAGGGTTGAGCAGTGGTCCACGGCAGCAAAGGATTGATACCGGCCCATGGACTGTCAAGGGGAGGACATCAAGAGAGCTTCTAGGGAGGGCATGGGCGAAGGCGTGCCATGCTGTCGGTATTCCCGGCCGGAAAGTCGATGACCCATACTTTAAAGCTGCGATCGTGGAGACCCAGAAACAAG GTGTTGGAATCAAAATACCATCAGGGAGGGAGATagatggaaaatatttggatgAGAATGTGAAGGAGATAGAGAAAGAGATAGAGAAGTGGAAGAACGAGTGGGATGAATGTGGAGTCACGATCATGTGTGATTCGTGGACGGGGCCTATGCGTAACTCGGTCATTAATTTCTTGGTGTATAGCGGTGGCACCATGTATTTCTTGAAGTCCATCAATGCGTCCGACAAAATACAGGACCATCAATACTTGTTGAAG GAGATACGAGCAGTGGTCATGAAAGTGGAGCCTCACAATGTGATTCAGCTTGTCACGGATAATGGTTCGAACTACAAAAAAGCCTGCAAAATTATATGTCATGAGTTCCCTACcattgcatggcagccttgcctTGCCCATACCATCAACCTTATGCTGAAGGACATAGGGAAGTGGCCGGAGCATGATGCTTGTATTCGAAGCGCGCAACGAATTTGCAGCTGGCTCTACAACTCCAACAGTTTACACAGCATGATGAGGGAAGCCATCGGAGGagagttggtcaagtggaatgtaACAAGATTTGGgaccaactacatgttccttGAAAGCATGTATAGGAAGAAGGACCAGTTCATGACATGGTTAGTGTCACCTGAGTTCCGACGGTCCCGCCACTTCAAAAGTGAAACTGGAAGGTACATTTACGAATGCATCACAAGTCTTCAATGGTGGGCGAATATGGAGTATGTGATCAATGATGTTGAGCCTCTGTACATGTTTTTGAGATTTGCTGACACAGACAAGACACCTAATTTGAGTGAGGTGACAATGGAGTATCAAAACATGAGGCAAACATATGCCAGCAAGTTCAGCAATGACTATCCCCGGTTTGAAAAGATCATGGCTGTGATAGATGCAAGGATGAACACAGTGATGTCAGGCACATATATGGCCACTGCTTGTGCTCTTAACCCTTACGTGCAGTACAGTTTGGGCACATCACAGACAGTCATGGCAGTAATGCGCAACGGTCTGGAGAAAATGTTGAATACTAATTCAGCAGCAATTGCATTGCAGGAATTTGAAATATTCAGGACGAAGCAAG TCATCAGCAATTCAAAATTGGATGAAGCTTTCAAGGTCCAATGGAGACCCAGCATTTGA